The Chitinivorax sp. PXF-14 genome has a segment encoding these proteins:
- the hflK gene encoding FtsH protease activity modulator HflK yields MAQNDPQWGRRGNDGPPDLDEIFRKLGQKLNSIFGGKSGNSAPQGPTNGGRVFAGGAGLLILIILALWFASGFYTVDPRERGVITRFGRYVETTSEGLHWHWPYPIERREVINMTTIRTVEVGHRNGGRTKVPEEALMVTGDQNIIDLQFSVQYFVKDASAYLFNNRNGDVDARDLVLQVSESAIREVVGKNQIDYLLNEGRAEVAVQATRLIQQMLDRYNAGIQIAKVNMSNAQPPEQVQAAFDDAVKAGQDKDRLKSEGEAYANDVIPKARGLAARLIEEANAHKQRVVSTAQGDVSRFNQIYAEYKKAPGVTRERMYIDTMQQVLNNSSKVLVDQKGGNSLLYLPLDKLMQMNNASQSVAPVAPTASADNTQKAPVEVLTQSGDANRPRDFGRSREREGR; encoded by the coding sequence ATGGCTCAGAACGACCCTCAGTGGGGAAGGCGCGGGAACGATGGCCCGCCGGATCTTGATGAAATTTTTCGTAAACTTGGTCAGAAGTTGAATTCGATTTTTGGCGGCAAGAGCGGCAATTCCGCTCCGCAAGGGCCCACAAACGGCGGGCGTGTCTTTGCCGGCGGTGCAGGCCTGTTGATATTGATCATCCTCGCTTTGTGGTTCGCCAGTGGCTTCTATACTGTCGATCCGCGCGAGCGCGGCGTGATTACCCGTTTCGGCCGCTATGTGGAGACCACCAGCGAGGGCTTGCACTGGCACTGGCCTTACCCGATCGAACGGCGTGAAGTGATCAATATGACCACCATCCGCACGGTGGAGGTCGGGCATCGTAACGGCGGGCGCACCAAGGTTCCTGAAGAGGCACTGATGGTGACCGGCGATCAGAACATCATCGATCTTCAGTTCTCTGTCCAGTATTTCGTCAAGGACGCCTCCGCCTACCTGTTCAATAACCGTAATGGGGACGTGGATGCCCGCGACTTGGTATTACAGGTGTCGGAGTCCGCAATACGCGAGGTCGTGGGTAAGAACCAGATCGACTACCTGCTCAATGAAGGGCGGGCAGAGGTTGCCGTTCAAGCAACACGGCTTATCCAGCAGATGCTGGACCGATACAACGCCGGCATCCAGATCGCCAAGGTCAATATGAGCAATGCCCAGCCCCCGGAGCAGGTTCAGGCTGCCTTCGACGACGCGGTAAAGGCCGGGCAGGACAAGGACAGGCTGAAGAGCGAAGGCGAAGCCTATGCAAATGACGTCATTCCAAAAGCACGTGGTTTGGCCGCTCGCCTGATTGAAGAGGCCAACGCGCACAAGCAGCGTGTCGTTTCTACCGCTCAGGGCGATGTCAGCCGTTTCAACCAGATCTATGCCGAGTACAAAAAGGCGCCTGGTGTGACTCGCGAGCGCATGTACATCGATACCATGCAGCAAGTTCTGAACAATTCGAGCAAGGTGTTGGTCGATCAGAAGGGTGGCAATAGCCTGCTGTATCTGCCGTTGGACAAACTCATGCAAATGAACAATGCCAGTCAGTCGGTCGCACCGGTGGCGCCGACCGCCAGTGCGGATAATACGCAGAAGGCGCCGGTGGAAGTGTTGACCCAGTCTGGTGATGCCAACCGGCCGCGCGATTTCGGGCGTAGCCGTGAGCGGGAGGGGCGTTGA
- the hflX gene encoding GTPase HflX produces MFDRHQGGDEAVLVCLDFGDADYADSVAELKELASSAGIRTLAVVQGKRSRPDPALFAGSGKVDEIGETARAYGAQLVIFNHQLSPAQERNLERRLECRVIDRTSLILDIFAQRARSHEGKVQVELAQLEHLSTRLVRGWTHLERQKGGIGLRGPGETQLETDRRLLGKRVKLLKDKLATLRRQRDTQRRSRERAGSLSFSIVGYTNAGKSTLFNALTKADAYAADQLFATLDTTSRRLYLDDKSNLVISDTVGFVRQLPHTLVEAFRATLEETVRADLLLHVVDSSQESRDSQVAEVNKVLHEIGADTVPQLLVWNKIDLKGIAPAVERDEYGRISAVRLSARTGEGLGLLRSAISEFVADRQNERKDAVTGQSNLDN; encoded by the coding sequence GTGTTTGATCGACACCAAGGTGGTGACGAAGCGGTATTGGTCTGCCTCGACTTCGGCGATGCAGACTATGCCGACAGTGTCGCCGAGCTGAAAGAGTTGGCTTCCAGCGCAGGCATCAGGACGCTGGCTGTCGTGCAAGGCAAGCGGTCCCGTCCTGATCCTGCGTTGTTTGCCGGGTCAGGCAAGGTCGACGAAATCGGGGAGACCGCGCGTGCGTACGGGGCCCAGCTTGTCATCTTCAATCACCAGCTGTCGCCTGCGCAGGAGCGCAATCTGGAGCGCAGGCTGGAATGCCGGGTGATCGACCGCACCTCCCTGATTCTCGACATCTTTGCACAGCGGGCACGTAGCCATGAAGGCAAGGTACAGGTGGAGCTCGCACAGCTCGAGCACTTGTCGACCCGACTGGTCAGGGGGTGGACGCACCTGGAGCGGCAAAAGGGTGGGATCGGTTTGCGCGGTCCTGGTGAAACCCAGCTTGAAACTGACCGTCGCCTGCTCGGCAAGCGGGTCAAGTTGTTGAAGGATAAGCTGGCAACTCTGCGTCGCCAGCGGGATACGCAGCGGCGCTCTCGTGAACGCGCAGGTAGCTTGTCGTTTTCCATCGTTGGTTACACCAATGCGGGTAAGAGCACGCTATTCAACGCCCTGACGAAGGCAGATGCCTACGCGGCCGATCAATTGTTCGCCACGCTCGATACCACCAGCCGTCGCCTGTATCTCGACGACAAGAGCAATTTGGTGATTTCCGATACCGTTGGTTTCGTGCGCCAATTGCCGCACACATTGGTCGAGGCGTTCCGTGCTACGCTGGAAGAGACGGTCCGGGCCGATCTGCTGTTGCATGTGGTGGATAGTAGCCAGGAGTCCCGTGATAGCCAGGTTGCCGAAGTGAACAAAGTGTTGCACGAAATCGGCGCTGATACCGTGCCGCAGTTGCTGGTGTGGAACAAGATCGATCTGAAGGGGATTGCCCCGGCAGTGGAGCGGGACGAGTATGGTAGAATTTCGGCCGTTCGACTGAGCGCCCGGACTGGCGAGGGATTGGGTCTGCTTCGGTCCGCAATATCGGAGTTCGTAGCCGACAGGCAAAATGAACGAAAAGACGCAGTGACTGGTCAATCGAATCTGGATAACTGA
- the hflC gene encoding protease modulator HflC, with product MESNKLMPTIAATLLVLLLLWMSVFRVDQRQYAMVFQFGEVTQIVKEPGLHFKKPLLENVRYFDKRILTIDAEEPERFNTLEKKNVLVDSFIKWRIVDAERYYKSTGGEEVKAQSVIRGVVNAGLREEIGRRSVSDVISGKRDEVMEALRIKANHEVAKSGIEVMDVRLKRVDFPSNVSGSIYDRMQAERKRVANELRSEGAAESEKIRADADRQREVILAEAYRKAQELKGEGDAKAAGIYADAYGQNPEFYSFYRSLEAYRQSFRSRSDVMVLDPSADFFKYLKNPGKGVTK from the coding sequence ATGGAGTCCAATAAGCTGATGCCGACTATCGCCGCCACGCTGCTTGTTCTGCTCCTGCTGTGGATGAGCGTGTTTCGTGTCGACCAACGTCAGTATGCGATGGTGTTCCAGTTCGGCGAGGTGACTCAGATCGTCAAGGAGCCCGGCCTGCATTTCAAGAAACCGTTGCTGGAAAACGTGCGTTATTTCGACAAGCGTATTCTGACGATCGATGCGGAGGAGCCGGAGCGCTTCAATACGCTTGAGAAGAAGAATGTGCTGGTCGACAGCTTCATCAAGTGGCGCATCGTCGATGCTGAACGTTACTACAAGAGTACCGGCGGAGAAGAGGTCAAGGCGCAGAGCGTGATTCGTGGCGTGGTCAACGCCGGCTTACGCGAAGAGATCGGCAGGCGAAGCGTGTCTGACGTTATTTCTGGCAAGCGTGACGAAGTCATGGAGGCGCTTCGTATCAAGGCCAACCATGAAGTAGCCAAGTCCGGCATTGAGGTCATGGATGTCCGCCTCAAACGGGTCGATTTCCCTTCCAATGTGAGTGGCTCGATTTACGATCGGATGCAGGCGGAACGCAAGCGTGTGGCCAACGAATTGCGCTCGGAAGGTGCTGCCGAGTCCGAGAAGATTCGCGCAGATGCGGATCGTCAGCGCGAGGTGATTCTGGCTGAGGCCTATCGCAAGGCGCAGGAGCTCAAGGGCGAGGGCGATGCCAAGGCGGCTGGAATCTACGCCGATGCATACGGACAAAATCCCGAGTTCTATTCTTTCTACCGCAGCCTGGAGGCGTATCGTCAGAGCTTCCGCAGCCGTAGCGATGTGATGGTGCTTGACCCGAGCGCAGACTTCTTCAAGTATCTGAAGAACCCGGGTAAGGGTGTGACCAAGTAA